The genomic DNA TGGGATAGCTGAGCAGAATCATCAGACTCGGGATGGAGAAGTAGCTGCAGCAATAGACAACAAATTCATAAGTATGCTTTTACATGTgaggaagacaaaaaaaaaagtaccatGCCAAAGATTATAACCTGTTTCTTAATGAATGGGGGTAAAAACTCAAACAAAGCAGATGACCAAGGTGACAGCTGAGAAGAAATATTATCAGTATGCACACCCTCTTTGAGCAATCCATGAATTTCCTGCATACGTACAATGTTTCTGTAAGTATCCGGAAAAATAGTTTTTCAAATGAGATATAATTGCTTGCCAGTACTGAATCATTACCTTCAACAGAGCATAGAGTTCAGGGATACTCTCAACGAGCCCTTCAGGAATTAGGATAACTCCATGATTTTTGTCTGGTACAAATAATCGGTTTATCAATAGAGTTAATAGATAAGCAAAAGACATCACTACCAAAATAGCACAAACTCGTTATAATTATGAGACCTTGTTCTGCTCTTGCTTGAACAGCATCACagatttgttttgtgatgtCAAATATTGTGAGCTTAGATGCTGTAACCTCCTCACCCAGTATCACCTGAGACAATCGCATCACAAGCAAATGAGAAACTAGAGACAGCATTGCCAACAACATTGATTATAGATATTCAGAAATTGCAAGAATACCATGTTTGGATGGGACTGAAGTGTACACTCAAGAGCAACATGTGAATGCTTCCGACCCATGAGACGGACGAAGTAATAATACTGGCAATACAgaggaaaatatattattattatttaaagatAATTGGATCACAGAATCATAAAAGAACCCAACTTAATGAAACCAGAAGAACTATATCAATATGAATACGAAATTCATTAAGTTGCGGCTAGACTGAAAATTTCAATGGTGTTGAGTGTCCTAGCAAGCTTTCTAAAACATAATAACGACCAGAAAGAATTAACATTTACCTTCTCTGCAGAAAGGGCATCAGTGCAGATATTGCTAATGAGCTGAGAATTCACCTGTACACGGTAAAATAACATTAGCATAAATAACGAGTAGAAGGTTACTCATCTGAAACGATTGGCGAGTGTAAGGAAGTAATGTTAGATACAATACCTACAAATAAAAGAACCCGAATGAAGGACAGTTACCTTGCATGTGGTGTCGAAACCAACGTTTGCTTCCACAAACTGATTCTTGAGGTCTCCATTGATAGTGACCGGAACACCAACTACCTGAAACATATTGGTAAATTATGCTGTTAAGGAACTCTACAGTAATAAGGTGCAACTGTCACTAAAATCTCCATCATTACAAGAtcagacaaagaaaaagatgaactAGGGGAAAACTAGGACCTTTGTTGGGCATTTTGCTTCAGCGAAAAACTCAGCAAGGTGAGCAGCATCAGTGTTTGATGTTACACCTAACacatataaattattgatttagaaaatacTGTGATGAACTTCAACAATACGATTTACGCAATTTGAAGTACATTAGATACTATCATAACAGAcatccaaaaaagaagaaaactatgTACCTCCAATGATAACAAGGCCATCCAATTTCAAATCAGTGCAAGCTTTTAGTGCAGCATTAACTTGCTCGGTTGTTCGAATCTGATCCTTGGTTCTTCCAAGCAAATCAAAGCCACCTATACAACATTCATATAAATACAATCAGTCAGaaagcaataataataaaatcctGAATTATAATAACACCGTCATTATCAAACAACCAACCTTGGTTTTTGTAGGTTTGGAGGACATCATCAGTGATCTCCAGGGTCTTTTGGGCAAAAAGACCTTCAGAACCACCTGTTGAAGGGTTACCAAAGTTTCTGATTAATGAGCAGGCACATATCAATATGGAAGCAAGACGCGAGTTTATAGCAAACAATAATGTTACAGAACAAGAAAGCCAAATAACTGATAAACAAAAACAGGACTTACCCAAAAATCCAAGCAAAGTGTTCTTGGCATTGTGGACTTTGAGAGCCTCGTAAAGACCCCAAACTACATTGTGGCCACCAGGAGCCTGCCTTCCAGAAAACACAATTCCGAccctacaataaaaaaaaaaaaaactagctcAAAACAACAACATAGCCACAGAGCAAGAATTACAGAGAACAAAATATATGCAGATGCATGCACACCTCTTGGCTGGATGCTCGGTAATGATCTGAGCATCAGGAACTTTAGCAGTTGCCCTGAGGAAGTGAGCCAAAGGCTGGCCTAGAGAATGAGGGAAAGCACGGGCAATGATATGAGCATCAGCGGCCTTTGCTACAGTGGTTCCATCACCAAGTTCCACACGGACAGTAGTTCCCTGTAATGTAAATCAAATCAACTACGGTTCAAAGACATTATAAAAACACTAATCCAGAAAATCACAATCAGTTCAATCACTACAAGTCACAGTGTTATTAATCAATCGAGGTAGTTTCACGTTAATTGGCAATTCTACCTACCACACTACACTGAAATATCAAATCAGACCGAAAACTCAAACGGACGAGTATAAGGGGATCTAAAACCCTAGATCACGATCATAACAACGGTGAAAACAGATCTGCATGAACGGAACCAACATTGCAAGTTCCTCAAGtggaaaaaaatcacaataaacAAGTCGAAGGGTTCAAGACGATATAGTGAGAAAACGAAACAAAGTAACAGATGATTTATCAAGATATACATAGAGATCCAAACATTGGAGACAGTGACAACAGAGAGAAGCAAGAGATCTAAGAGCATACGAataagagggagaagaagaagacgaacctGGAGACAAGGAGGAAGCTCGGGGTGGTACTGAGATCGGAGTTGTTGAAGAGGAGAGAGTTCTCTGGG from Camelina sativa cultivar DH55 chromosome 7, Cs, whole genome shotgun sequence includes the following:
- the LOC104702422 gene encoding pyrophosphate--fructose 6-phosphate 1-phosphotransferase subunit alpha 2, whose amino-acid sequence is MDSDFGIPRELSPLQQLRSQYHPELPPCLQGTTVRVELGDGTTVAKAADAHIIARAFPHSLGQPLAHFLRATAKVPDAQIITEHPAKRVGIVFSGRQAPGGHNVVWGLYEALKVHNAKNTLLGFLGGSEGLFAQKTLEITDDVLQTYKNQGGFDLLGRTKDQIRTTEQVNAALKACTDLKLDGLVIIGGVTSNTDAAHLAEFFAEAKCPTKVVGVPVTINGDLKNQFVEANVGFDTTCKVNSQLISNICTDALSAEKYYYFVRLMGRKHSHVALECTLQSHPNMVILGEEVTASKLTIFDITKQICDAVQARAEQDKNHGVILIPEGLVESIPELYALLKEIHGLLKEGVHTDNISSQLSPWSSALFEFLPPFIKKQLLLHPESDDSAQLSQIETEKLLAYLVETEMNKRLKEGTYKGKKFNAICHFFGYQARGSLPSKFDCDYAYVLGHVCYHILAAGLNGYMATVTNLKCPVNKWKCGAAPISAMMTVKRWSQNSGSTSIGRPVIHPAAVDLKGKAYDLLRQNAHKFLMEDMYRNPGPVQYDGPGADAKAVSLCVEDQDYMGRIKKLQEYLDQVRTIVRPGCSQDVLKAALSVMSSVTDVLTTISSSSTSGQQYA